A stretch of Elgaria multicarinata webbii isolate HBS135686 ecotype San Diego chromosome 5, rElgMul1.1.pri, whole genome shotgun sequence DNA encodes these proteins:
- the DDX3X gene encoding ATP-dependent RNA helicase DDX3X isoform X5 has protein sequence MSHVAVENALGLDQQFAGLDLNSSDSQSGGGTAKGRYIPPHLRNREASKQGFDAGWNAGRDKDAYSSFGARSERGSGKSSFFVERGNGSRGRFDERGGRGSDLDGISSRGDRSAFGRFDRGGNSRWSDKSDEDDWSKPLAPSERMEQELFAGGNTGINFEKYDDIPVEATGNNCPPHIESFSDVDMGEIIMGNIELTRYTRPTPVQKYAIPIIKDKRDLMACAQTGSGKTAAFLLPILSQIYTDGPGDALRAMKENGRYGRRKQYPISLVLAPTRELAVQIYEEARKFAYRSKVRPCVVYGGADIGQQIRDLERGCHLLVATPGRLVDMMERGKIGLDFCKYLVLDEADRMLDMGFEPQIRRIVEQDTMPPKGVRQTMMFSATFPKEIQMLARDFLEEYIFLAVGRVGSTSENITQKVVWVEELDKRSFLLDLLNATGKDCLGEFQHNSNGSGKDSLTLVFVETKKGADSLEDFLYHEGYACTSIHGDRSQRDREEALHQFRSGRSPILVATAVAARGLDISNVKHVINFDLPSDIEEYVHRIGRTGRVGNLGLATSFFNERNINITKDLLDLLVEAKQEVPSWLENLAYEQHHKGGSSRGRSKGRFSGGFGARDYRTSSSTGSSSFGSSRPSSGRSGGGGGGGGGGHGGSRGFGGGGYGGFYNSDGYGGNYNSQGVDWWGN, from the exons ATGAGTCATGTGGCAGTGGAAAATGCCCTCGGTCTAGATCAGCAG tttgctggTCTAGACTTGAATTCCTCAGACTCTCAGAGTGGAGGAGGTACAGCAA AAGGCCGGTACATTCCTCCTCACTTGCGGAATAGAGAAGCTTCAAAGCAGG GATTTGATGCTGGATGGAATGCTGGCAGAGACAAGGATGCATACAGTAGCTTTGGTGCAAGAAGTGAACGTGGATCAGGAAAATCAAGCTTCTTTGTTGAACGTGGTAATGGCTCAAGAGGAAG GTTTGATGAACGTGGTGGAAGAGGCAGTGACTTGGATGGTATTAGCAGTCGTGGTGATAGAAGTGCCTTTGGCAGATTTGATCGTGGTGGAAACAGCCGTTGGTCTGATAAAAGTGATGAAGATGACTGGTCCAAACCACTTGCACCAAGTGAACGTATGGAACA GGAGCTGTTTGCTGGTGGGAACACTGgcattaattttgaaaaatatgatGACATTCCAGTTGAGGCGACAGGCAACAACTGTCCTCCACACATTGAAAGT TTCAGCGATGTTGACATGGGGGAAATCATCATGGGGAACATCGAACTCACCCGCTACACTCGGCCTACTCCAGTGCAAAAATATGCCATCCCTATCATCAAAGACAAGAGAGACTTGATGGCTTGTGCCCAGACAG GTTCTGGGAAAACTGCTGCATTTCTTCTACCCATATTGAGTCAGATATATACAGATGGCCCGGGTGATGCCCTGAGAGCTATGAAG GAAAATGGAAGGTATGGACGCCGTAAGCAATACCCAATCTCGTTAGTTTTGGCTCCCACAAGAGAATTGGCAGTGCAGATTTATGAAGAAGCCAGAAAG TTTGCATACCGTTCCAAAGTTCGTCCTTGTGTTGTATATGGTGGTGCTGACATTGGTCAGCAGATACGTGACTTGGAGCgtggctgccacttgcttgttGCAACTCCAGGTCGTCTTGTAGATATGATGGAGAGAGGAAAGATTGGACTGGACTTTTGCAA ATACTTGGTATTGGATGAAGCTGATCGTATGCTTGACATGGGGTTTGAACCTCAAATTCGCCGTATTGTTGAGCAAGACACAATGCCACCCAAGGGTGTCCGTCAGACTATGATGTTCAGTGCTACTTTTCCAAAGGAAATCCAG ATGCTTGCTCGTGACTTCTTGGAAGAATATATTTTTCTGGCTGTTGGCAGAGTTGGCTCTACATCTGAGAACATCACACAGAAAGTAGTGTGGGTGGAAGAGTTAGACAAACGGTCATTTCTGCTTGACCTCCTAAATGCCACAGGTAAAGACTGTTTGGGAGAATTCCAACACAACTCTAATGGCTCAG GCAAGGATTCCTTGACTCTGGTGTTTGTGGAGACTAAAAAGGGGGCTGATTCTCTGGAGGATTTCCTGTACCATGAAGGATATGCTTGCACAAGTATCCATGGTGATCGCTCTCAGCGAGACAGAGAAGAAGCACTGCACCAGTTTCGCTCAGGCAGAAGTCCCATCTTGGTTGCCACTGCA GTAGCAGCAAGAGGATTGGATATTTCAAATGTAAAACATGTCATAAACTTTGATTTGCCAAGTGACATAGAAGAATACGTACATCGCATTGGCCGTACCGGCCGTGTAGGAAATCTTG GTCTTGCTACATCATTCTTCAATGAGAGGAACATAAATATCACAAAAGACTTGTTAGATCTACTTGTTGAAGCTAAACAGGAAGTACCATCTTGGCTAGAAAACTTGGCATATGAGCAGCATCACAAGGGTGGAAGCAGTCGTGGGCGGTCTAAAGG CCGTTTCAGTGGAGGATTCGGTGCCAGAGATTATCGAACAAGTAGCAGTACTGGGAGCAGTAGCTTTGGCAGTAGCCGCCCAAGCAGTGGacggagtggtggtggtggtggaggcggTGGTGGCGGCCATGGAGGCAGCAGAGGATTTGGAG GTGGAGGCTATGGCGGCTTCTATAACAGTGATGGATATGGAGGAAACTATAACTCTCAGGGAGTAGATTGGTGGGGCAACTGA